A genomic segment from Nitrospira sp. encodes:
- the thiE gene encoding thiamine phosphate synthase yields the protein MLDPDAAHGRSLIDLLNAAAAGGATLFQYRAKRVALRDAYRQAQALRQAAADAGGRLIVNDRCDLALAVEADGVHLGQDDLPVEEARALLGKGKLIGLSTHTAAQVKRASTLDVDYLGFGPIFTPFSKRDHDPVVGLDGLRTIRALTAKPIFAIGGIAVDSAGEVIRAGANGVAVISAIAQAPDVTGTARAFVALFR from the coding sequence ATTCTCGATCCCGACGCAGCGCACGGCCGTTCGCTCATCGACCTGCTCAACGCTGCTGCCGCTGGAGGCGCGACGCTTTTTCAGTACCGCGCCAAGCGCGTTGCCCTGAGAGACGCCTACCGGCAGGCACAGGCCCTGCGTCAGGCGGCAGCCGATGCGGGCGGACGGCTGATCGTCAACGACCGCTGCGATCTCGCGCTGGCCGTGGAGGCCGATGGGGTCCATCTCGGGCAGGATGATCTGCCGGTTGAGGAAGCCCGGGCACTTCTGGGAAAGGGGAAGCTGATCGGCCTCTCCACTCACACTGCGGCGCAGGTGAAGAGGGCGTCGACGCTGGACGTCGATTATCTCGGGTTCGGGCCAATTTTCACACCGTTCTCGAAACGCGATCACGACCCTGTGGTTGGCCTCGATGGCTTGCGGACGATTCGTGCGCTCACGGCGAAGCCAATCTTTGCCATCGGTGGCATTGCCGTTGACTCCGCCGGAGAGGTCATCCGCGCTGGTGCGAATGGCGTGGCCGTCATCAGTGCAATCGCCCAGGCCCCCGACGTAACCGGAACCGCTCGCGCGTTCGTGGCGCTCTTCCGATGA
- the bioD gene encoding dethiobiotin synthase, protein MNTARKNKSSVHPPPRTRPPSHRGVFITGTDTGVGKTLVTAALTVCLKQRGFSVGVMKPVETGLRDEGAAASDAARLRAAAGLDEAVEAISPCRFPEPLAPADAARRAGQTIMLAHIARAYRALASRYQIVLVEGVGGVRVPLTPQADVSELIRRLGLPSVVVGRTRLGAINHALLTLDALAQRDLPVLGLLLNRSSAEPATATERLQEASALSLLKAWGKIPVIGPLAFHAHVQRAWAEGLATVANSKEIGALADLIIGRAPRTRERFRLRRGPGRLH, encoded by the coding sequence ATGAATACCGCACGGAAGAACAAATCCTCCGTACACCCGCCCCCCCGTACTCGCCCCCCGTCACACCGTGGCGTGTTTATCACCGGTACGGACACAGGCGTGGGAAAAACGCTGGTGACGGCGGCACTGACCGTGTGTCTGAAGCAGCGCGGTTTTTCGGTCGGCGTGATGAAACCTGTGGAAACGGGCTTGCGCGATGAGGGCGCGGCCGCCTCCGACGCAGCCCGATTGCGTGCGGCAGCCGGTCTGGATGAGGCGGTTGAGGCGATCAGCCCCTGCCGATTCCCCGAGCCGCTGGCGCCAGCCGACGCCGCCCGCCGGGCCGGTCAGACGATCATGCTGGCGCACATTGCGCGCGCCTATCGTGCGCTGGCCTCGCGCTATCAGATCGTACTGGTCGAGGGTGTGGGCGGCGTACGCGTTCCGTTAACGCCCCAGGCCGATGTGAGCGAGTTGATCCGCCGGCTCGGCCTTCCGTCCGTCGTGGTTGGACGCACCAGGCTCGGCGCCATCAACCACGCACTGCTGACGCTCGATGCGCTCGCGCAAAGAGACTTGCCCGTTCTCGGACTGTTGCTGAACCGATCCAGCGCGGAGCCAGCGACGGCGACGGAACGGCTCCAGGAAGCCTCGGCTCTGTCGCTTCTGAAGGCATGGGGAAAAATTCCGGTGATTGGCCCCCTGGCCTTTCATGCCCACGTGCAGAGAGCGTGGGCGGAAGGACTGGCGACCGTCGCCAACAGCAAAGAAATCGGCGCGTTGGCCGACTTGATCATCGGAAGAGCGCCACGAACGCGCGAGCGGTTCCGGTTACGTCGGGGGCCTGGGCGATTGCACTGA
- a CDS encoding SDR family NAD(P)-dependent oxidoreductase: MPTVRKQTRRTTTPRPAVLVTGGSGGIGRAICLAFAQAGWNVGVHYRTNARMAAQVVSAVRIRGGHGLALQADICDGKQVQEMVARLLDRWGRLDVLVCCAGQASSGLIVRMSFQDWIDKVAVNLTGTFHCLQAAGAVMVSKRHGAIIIVGSLASLQGQTGQAAYAAAKAGLLGLMKTAAKEWGPHSVCVNVVFPGWHKTALAGSAFPSVPEAHTVGCTPDLKKVADSIYHLAQLEDVSGQVWNLDSRIL; the protein is encoded by the coding sequence ATGCCGACTGTTCGAAAACAAACCCGGCGCACAACGACACCTCGGCCCGCTGTTCTAGTGACCGGCGGTTCCGGCGGCATCGGCCGCGCGATTTGCCTGGCCTTTGCGCAAGCCGGCTGGAACGTCGGCGTGCACTATCGAACCAACGCGCGGATGGCGGCGCAGGTTGTGTCTGCGGTAAGGATACGGGGTGGCCACGGCCTGGCTCTCCAGGCAGACATTTGTGACGGCAAACAGGTGCAGGAGATGGTTGCCCGCCTGCTGGATCGCTGGGGCCGGCTCGATGTGCTGGTCTGCTGTGCCGGGCAAGCTTCCAGCGGCCTGATTGTGCGCATGTCATTTCAGGATTGGATCGATAAGGTGGCTGTGAACCTGACCGGAACCTTCCACTGTCTCCAGGCAGCGGGAGCCGTGATGGTGTCGAAACGACATGGCGCGATTATTATTGTCGGTTCCCTCGCCAGCCTACAGGGACAAACAGGCCAAGCAGCCTACGCAGCGGCGAAAGCGGGCCTGCTGGGGCTGATGAAAACGGCGGCGAAAGAATGGGGTCCGCACAGTGTGTGCGTCAACGTGGTCTTCCCTGGTTGGCACAAAACGGCGTTGGCTGGCAGTGCATTTCCAAGCGTACCCGAGGCCCATACAGTGGGCTGCACCCCTGATCTGAAGAAAGTAGCCGACTCGATTTACCATCTGGCGCAGCTTGAAGATGTCTCCGGGCAGGTCTGGAACCTCGACAGCCGCATCCTCTGA